In a genomic window of Sardina pilchardus chromosome 20, fSarPil1.1, whole genome shotgun sequence:
- the LOC134068066 gene encoding collagen alpha-4(VI) chain-like: DIVFLVDGSGSIGTENFQRVREFLHGLVDGFDVAPDRVRIGMVQYSDTQRTEFSLNTHQNKTDVLEYIDKLPYMGGGTMTGLGLDFILKNQFVESAGSRAKEKVPQIAVVITDGQSSDNVGPSAENLKKQNITHEIVQEVCTDAKGPKPTEPSTDEKQLKEIASAPPDQHVFSVTDFTSLQNITHEIVQEVCTDAKGPKPTEPSTVCSDETVADIVFLVDSSGSIGSKNFQRVREFLHSVVYRFNVAPDRVRIGMVQYNGTQRTEFSLNTHQNKTDILEYIDKMPYMRGCTMTGLGLKFILEKLFVESAGSRAKEKVPQIAVVITDGKSEDNVEPFAENLKKQGITIYTIGVKNADEKQLKEIASAPPDQHVFSVSDFTALQGIYQKIVQMLCSNMRA; the protein is encoded by the exons gatattgtcttcctggtcgacggctctgggagtattggaactgagaactttcagcgcgtccgggagttcctccacggtctggtcgacggctttgatgtcgctcccgatcgtgttcgcatcggtatggtgcagtacagcgacactcaacgcacagagttcagtctcaacacccatcagaataaaacagatgttctcgagtacattgacaagctgccttacatgggagggggcacgatgaccggcttggggctggacttcatcctgaagaaccaatttgtggaaagcgcaggaagccgtgccaaagagaaagtgccccagattgctgttgtcatcacagacggccagtcatcggacaacgtcgggccatctgcagagaacctgaagaaacag AACATCACTCATGAGATCGTCCAGGAAGTGTGCACCGACGCAAAGGGACCCAAGCCTACCGAGCCTTCTACAG acgagaagcagctgaaggagattgCCAGTGCGCCTCCTGACCAGCACGTGTTCAGTGTCACTGACTTCACCTCTCTTCAGAACATCACTCATGAGATCGTCCAGGAAGTGTGCACCGACGCAAAGGGACCCAAGCCTACCGAGCCTTCTACAG TTTGCTCAGACGAGACCGTGGCTGATATTGTCTTCCTGGTCGACAGCTCTGGGAGTATTGGATCTAAGAACTTTCAGCGTGTTAGGGAGTTCCTCCATAGTGTGGTTTACCGGTTCAATGTTGCTCCTGATCGTGTTCGCATCGGTATGGTGCAGTACAACGGCACGCAACGTACAGAGTTCAGTCTCAACACccatcagaataaaacagatATTCTCGAGTACATTGACAAGATGCCATACATGCGTGGGTGCACGATGACTGGCTTGGGGCTGAAATTCATCTTGGAGAAGCTCTTTGTGGAAAGCGCAGGAAGccgtgccaaagagaaagtgcccCAGATTGCTGTTGTCATCACAGACGGCAAGTCAGAAGACAACGTGGAACCATTTGCAGAGAACCTGAAGAAACAGGGGATCACCATTTACACTATCGGCGTCAAAAATGCAGACgagaagcagctgaaggagattgCCAGTGCGCCTCCTGACCAGCATGTGTTCAGTGTCTCCGACTTCACCGCTCTTCAAGGAATCTATCAGAAGATCGTCCAGATGCTGTGCAGTAACATGAGGGCCTAA